Proteins encoded together in one Anoxybacillus flavithermus window:
- the deoD gene encoding purine-nucleoside phosphorylase encodes MSVHIGAKEHEIADKILLPGDPLRAKYIAETFLEGATCYNQVRGMLGFTGTYKGHRISVQGTGMGVPSISIYITELMQSYNVQTLIRVGTCGAIQKDVKVRDVILAMASSTDSQMNRMTFGGIDYAPTANFDLLKTAYEIGKEKGLQLKVGSVFTADMFYNENAQFEKLARYGVLAVEMETTALYTLAAKFGRKALSVLTVSDHILTGEETTAEERQTTFNEMIEVALETAIRQ; translated from the coding sequence ATGAGTGTTCATATTGGAGCAAAAGAACACGAGATTGCAGATAAAATTTTACTTCCAGGAGATCCACTTCGCGCAAAATATATCGCTGAAACGTTTTTAGAGGGAGCTACTTGCTATAACCAAGTTCGCGGAATGCTTGGATTTACCGGTACATATAAAGGGCATCGTATTTCCGTTCAAGGAACAGGGATGGGGGTTCCGTCTATCTCTATCTATATTACTGAACTGATGCAAAGCTACAACGTTCAAACATTAATTCGCGTCGGAACATGTGGGGCGATCCAGAAAGATGTCAAAGTTCGTGATGTCATTTTAGCAATGGCATCTTCAACAGATTCTCAGATGAATCGCATGACATTTGGAGGGATTGATTACGCTCCAACGGCTAACTTTGACTTGTTGAAAACAGCGTATGAAATTGGAAAAGAAAAAGGATTACAATTAAAAGTTGGTAGTGTATTTACGGCGGACATGTTTTATAATGAAAATGCACAATTTGAAAAACTAGCACGATACGGTGTACTGGCTGTAGAGATGGAAACAACAGCGCTTTATACATTAGCCGCTAAATTTGGCAGAAAAGCATTATCGGTATTAACAGTAAGCGATCACATTTTAACAGGGGAAGAGACAACGGCTGAAGAGCGCCAAACAACATTTAACGAAATGATCGAAGTTGCTCTTGAAACAGCGATTCGCCAATAA
- a CDS encoding D-alanyl-D-alanine carboxypeptidase family protein — MKKWLCCFLIITSGCQSFGSLEPEQKPSKPPVQVEEPSSEAPIPSSETKEQEELVLEERFWNQIEVQNGVKVIINPDNILALVNKEQQLPADYKPADLVVPNVPFTFKETDVEKRHMRAEAAKALESMFTAAKQQQVLLYAVSGYRSYERQQQLFTFEVQRSGEEKAVVAVAMPGKSEHQTGLAMDITSPSVQYTITPAFGDTREGKWVAEHAHEFGFIIRYPKGKEHITKYQYEPWHLRYVGVKAAKIIYEKQITLEEYFQIVKKI, encoded by the coding sequence ATGAAAAAATGGTTATGTTGTTTTTTGATAATAACTAGTGGCTGTCAATCCTTTGGATCACTTGAACCTGAACAAAAACCGTCTAAACCCCCCGTACAAGTTGAAGAGCCATCTTCTGAAGCACCGATACCATCTTCTGAAACGAAGGAACAAGAAGAGCTTGTACTTGAAGAGAGATTTTGGAATCAAATCGAAGTGCAAAATGGGGTAAAAGTCATCATAAATCCAGATAATATACTAGCTTTAGTAAATAAGGAGCAGCAATTACCTGCTGACTATAAGCCGGCTGACTTAGTTGTTCCAAATGTTCCGTTTACATTTAAAGAAACGGATGTTGAAAAACGACACATGCGTGCAGAAGCTGCAAAAGCGTTAGAATCGATGTTTACAGCAGCGAAACAACAACAAGTTTTGTTATATGCTGTATCTGGCTATCGTTCGTATGAACGGCAACAACAGTTGTTTACATTTGAAGTTCAACGATCAGGAGAAGAAAAAGCAGTTGTTGCCGTTGCGATGCCTGGGAAAAGTGAACATCAAACCGGATTAGCGATGGATATTACAAGTCCGAGTGTTCAATATACCATTACCCCTGCTTTTGGTGACACGCGAGAAGGAAAGTGGGTAGCTGAGCATGCGCATGAATTTGGTTTTATTATTCGCTATCCGAAAGGAAAAGAGCATATTACAAAATATCAATACGAGCCTTGGCATTTGCGTTATGTCGGCGTGAAGGCAGCCAAAATTATTTATGAAAAACAAATCACGCTAGAGGAATATTTTCAAATTGTAAAGAAAATATAA